Proteins encoded within one genomic window of Clupea harengus chromosome 10, Ch_v2.0.2, whole genome shotgun sequence:
- the mknk2b gene encoding MAP kinase-interacting serine/threonine-protein kinase 2b has product MVQNKTTEVTGFHRSFKGQNPFESDEFSKTGSHLLDSAFNFDCSARPDMPSSRPIDIPDAKKRNKKKKRCRATDSFTGRFEDVYRLQEEILGEGAYARVQTCISQITNKEYAVKIIEKRPGHSRSRVFREVEMLYQCQGHRNILELVEFFEEEEKFYLVFEKLRGGSVLAHIHRRRNFTEQEASIVVQDIASALDFLHNKGMAHRDLKPENILCEHEHHISPVKICDFDLGSGIKLNSDSSPISTPELLTPCGSAEYMAPEVVEAFSEEATIYDKRCDLWSLGVILYIMLSGYPPFVGRCGSDCGWEMGEPCHTCQNTLFESIQEGKYEFPAKEWAHISPSAKDLISRLLVRDAKLRLSAAQVLQHPWVRRGAINTPTSSILLQRNSSARDLTFFAGKAVAMNRQLAEQEDLEEQHQHGEGPSPQVVTAGSASMRLSPPSKSKLAVRRHGHSSILKGAPVSANELRQLLAPLVIMGDCA; this is encoded by the exons ATGGTGCAAAACAAGACCACAGAAGTAACTGGGTTCCATCGTTCATTTAAG GGCCAAAACCCCTTTGAATCCGATGAGTTCTCCAAAACAGGATCCCATCTCCTTGATTCGGCCTTCAATTTCGATTGCTCTGCCCGACCTG ACATGCCATCCAGTCGGCCAATTGATATACCAGATGCCAAGAAGagaaacaagaagaagaagagatgcCGGGCAACTGATAGCTTCACTGGACGATTTGAGG ATGTGTACAGACTTCAGGAAGAGATTCTAGGAGAGGGTGCATATGCCCGAGTCCAGACCTGTATCAGCCAAATTACCAACAAGGAATATGCTGTCAAG ATAATTGAGAAGAGACCTGGACACAGTCGCAGCCGAGTGTTCCGGGAGGTGGAGATGCTCTATCAGTGCCAGGGACACAg AAACATTCTGGAGCTGGTGGAGTTctttgaggaagaggagaagttCTACCTGGTGTTTGAGAAGCTGAGAGGAG gttCAGTTCTGGCTCACATCCACAGGAGACGAAACTTCACCGAGCAGGAGGCCAGCATTGTGGTGCAGGACATTGCCAGTGCTCTGGACTTCCTCCATAATAAAG GAATGGCCCATCGAGACCTGAAACCGGAGAACATCCTCTGTGAACATGAACATCAC atcTCCCCTGTTAAAATCTGTGACTTTGACCTGGGTAGTGGCATCAAGCTCAACAGCGACAGCTCTCCCATCTCCACCCCAGAGCTGCTGACCCCT tGTGGCTCTGCGGAGTACATGGCTCCTGAGGTGGTGGAGGCCTTCAGTGAGGAGGCCACCATCTACGACAAGCGCTGTGACCTGTGGAGCCTGGGCGTCATCCTCTACATCATGCTGAGCGGCTACCCGCCCTTCGTGGGCCGCTGCGGCAGCGACTGTGGCTGGGAGATGGGCGAGCCGTGCCACACATGCCAG AACACGCTGTTTGAGAGCATCCAGGAGGGGAAGTACGAGTTCCCCGCGAAGGAGTGGGCCCACATCTCCCCCAGTGCCAAAGACCTCATCTCCAGACTGCTGGTGCGGGACGCCAAGCTCCGCCTCAGCGCTGCTCAGGTTCTACAGCACCCTTGGGTGCGCAGG GGTGCTATCAATACCCCTACATCCTCCATTCTACTGCAGAG GAACAGCAGTGCTCGGGACCTGACCTTCTTTGCTGGGAAGGCCGTGGCCATGAACCGGCAGCTGGCGGAGCAGGAGGACCTGGAGGAGCAGCATCAGCACGGGGAGGGGCCCAGTCCTCAGGTGGTGACGGCTGGCTCCGCCTCCATGCGCCTGTCCCCACCCTCCAAGTCCAAGCTGGCGGTGCGTCGTCATGGCCACAGCAGCATCCTGAAGGGTGCGCCCGTCTCTGCCAACGAGCTGCGCCAGCTCCTCGCCCCCCTCGTCATCATGGGAGACTGTGCCTGA